Within the Miscanthus floridulus cultivar M001 chromosome 17, ASM1932011v1, whole genome shotgun sequence genome, the region TCTTTTAAGTTTAAGTaatttatagaaaagaataaTAAGATTTATAGCACCAAACTAATATCATCAAATACatgacaaatatttttttttcataatatgatcatttcatgacatataaatatttgtgttcttttctataaatttagtcaaaaataGTCAGCAAATATAAATGCGCGACATGTATATGTTTATAAAAACAATTTTAAATGCAATGAGAATATTAATTGAATTCTTGATATGTCAattcatatatatcatcaacaattCTTTGAGTACAAAAATATGACGACGAATTATTTATTGAATCCATAAATCattaaagatttttttaaaaaaaaatatatgatGTCGCTTGCTCACTGGTGCAAAAAAAAATGAAGTGGAGATTGCAGACGTGGCGGTGCTCTACACGGTGATTTAATGACCAGGCAATGATGTAAGCATGACTGAATATGATTTCATGTATAAGATTATACACATACAAACAACATGAGGGATTAGGACTTTATTAATGATGTAAGATTGCTACTGACAACGTATCAAATTGCTACTGACAAGCCTTGCAACACCTTGCACTAATGCAATCCAACGGGAGGCGGAGGCATGCTtctagccaaaaaaaaaaaaaaaaaaagagtcgtTCTGACGTATGTCTTCTTAATTTCCTCAGCTTTATCATAATGCAGAGGAACATTCAAATAAGTACTGTAATAGGAAAGACACCTACTGGACACGCAAACAAAGATTGTGGAAAATAGAATGACTAGTATCTTCATCAAGGTCTATTGGAATGAGTTACTATTGCAGAAATGAATTTTTATCCTGGAGATCTGTTCAAACAACACTAGAGTTCACCTCAGATTTTGGAGATGGATAGGGTCTGCGTCTGAGAAGATAATAGCATCATCTGATATTGCAGCGATATAATACCTTCACTCCTTTATTTCTAAAATCAGAGAGCAGACCTTTAATTGAGTCAGCCTCAGCGGCCTTAATTAACATCCTAGTCAGGACATCTCCAACATTAATGAACAAAATGGGGAACATAAGACAGCAGACCTCTTCGTTTTTAGTCCTAAATCAAACCGAACTAACATAGTTTGATTCCGTGGAATTTGCTTCAAGACCTGCATTGCCACATTCCATCATTTCTCCAAggaaaaaaataacaaattaACTGATCAGGCTAGACCTACGTCTTCGTGGGCTGCGCGCTGCATGGTTTGACTTTTATGCAGGGCTTGATTTTTCGATCATTCAGTGTTCCCTGTCGTGTTTAGTTCGCTATATAGCGAAACCGTGCCTTTCGTTCCCCTCGGTCCGATTTGAATGTAGGGCAGCAGAGCTgctcaacaatatatatatatatattttttttgaggaaacaggAGGGGTTTGACCCCCTACTGAGCAAGATTACACATAAGCTCCTAGCCATTGATGGATGAAGTTTAGCCTTCGCTCTTAGAACAACTAAGGCGAATTCCTTCTTGAAGATGAGTTTACAGCGCTGAACTGAGGGCAGAACACCGTTGAATATTGCATCATTTCTTACCGACCAGATGGACCAGCACATAGTTACAATCACCTCCATGAAGAAAGGAAGGTGTAACTGAATCTTGAAGGCTTCCAGAACTTGATCAAACTCTGAAGTGTTGGGAGCCAGAAGTTGAAGGGTGTTCTAGCAGGCCCCCGCGAAAGGACAATGGGAAAACAGGTGAAACAAATCCTCTTCAATAGGGTGGGAGCAGAAAACACAATTGTAGTTGTCTAAAACCATGCCCCTTCGTCGAAGAGTCTGTCTGGTATTAAGCCCATCAACCATCAGAAGAAGAACTTTCGTTTAttctaacaagaagaaagccaaagccaaagaaagcCCCTATGAGCCTGTCAACTGCCAACTAAATGCTTATATGCTCGGGCTGAAACATAAGCTTTTGGTACCCCAAGAATAGGACCAGACATCTGGTGATGGCTGGAGGTGAAGATTTCGAAGGATAGCCACAACCTGAACAAACTGCTCATATGCCTAAGTAGATAAAGGAAGGTGAAACATACTCTGAGGTTGACCTAACAAAATAGCAGTCTTCAGAGTAATGAACCTGTTTCGacagttaaaggatcaagatgcctaagaggggggtaaattgggctaattctaaatttctttcaataattaagtcctacggttagcccaattaaccccttgtgcctagaatatgtttttattgatctaccgcacaaaagtttagcaacctatgttccaatcctactctagcatgataattctatgaatgtaaatgacaagaattgaattgctcaaagtaaatgctcaaagtaaagagagaaggaggaacgcgacgatgttttgccgagttatcggagagtcgtcactccccactagtcctcattggagcacccgcacaagggtgtagcttccccttgatctgcgtaaggatcaagtgctctctacgggttgattcttcgacactccgtcgtggtgaattacccacaaccgctcataacttgagttgggtcatccacaagctccgccggatgatcaccaagctcttaatcaagccgtctaggtgatgtcgattatcaagagtaacaagcatgaactctcacttgaccatgacaagcctaatgagaagggtggatgcacactttgctactcttgctttcactaatgagggctctctttgggattctcaaatctcaatcacctcactaggaccttgctcttcttggcactctcaaaggtgtttctcagctgttggaatgagcaaaagtacaccCTCACACGAATAGAGGAaatatttataaccttggttgaaaaacgaaccgttatgtgcctctgcggggtgaccggacgctccggtcatgttgaccggatgctccggtcagttctccccgaactccagtgtttaagttgtgaccggacgctggacgtccggtcagcactgaccggacgcgtccggtcatgattttccctctctggaaccttactggagtcgactggacgctggcacccagcgtccggtcactcacctctcagtgtccggtcgcgtccagacgatttcaccttgattaaatgaactgaccggactctacgccagcgtccgttCACTCCggaaccagcatccggtcagcatttaaccctccattcacttccaactctcgatcatacgtgaatgaagtttgctccaatggatctaaaggctttttaggagctatctagtgctagatttagcaagtgtgcaccacacctaacccactagactcacctagctACCCATCTATACCCGTCCATACCACACCTAGGATGCTTCACTAGCCAGTTCAAATGCCGTTTTCTGTGCATTTGAGTATCAAGCATATGTTAGCCATCCTAGTACCAAAGCATACTTGGATAGCCAACGTCCCAGTAGAATAAATTCACTGCTGCTCCCTCCTGCATTCCACCAGGAAGTATTTCGGGGCATTCTCAGAAATTTAAAGAGTAGTGACAGATTGTCCTTAGTACTATTGGAGCATTGGTACAGAGCTCATATAGCTACAACAAACAATGTTGAGCCAATATGAGAATTGTGACAAGACAAATGTTTTCTGATTCAACATAACCAACTTAACAAGAACCAAGCAAATGATCTAGTAATCTGGAACCAAAAACAAGGACAAGTGAACTCCAGAAAGCCATAATAAAAAAAAACACGATTGATTAACTTGTTACAGACATTATCAGCATTTAGGGTGTTTAATGTTTTCTACTTACATATATAGAAAATACAATAATTGTATCAAGGTATGTTGATACTGAAACCAAAGGCACAAAAGAAAATATAGACTGCATAACTGCAAATAAGTTCAAGCTTGCAAAGCCTGCCACATGGTGGTGCGTTAGGTGCTTTGAATTTTGATCACAGAACCAATCAAGTATAGTTTTGATGTTTGGTACCTTCTGAATTCTGTTCTTTCCTAGACAGCCAGTGAACACCCAGACAGTTATCATTCGAAACAGAGAATTTCCGGTTCAACGTAGGAATTTGGTAGTCCCTAAAAGATTCTCTATGACCAGCTCTAAGAATATCACACCACAATTAACAACAAACAACTTACACTAAGCAACATCCACAAATGTAGTTGACTTCCAAATAAGTCCCCTGTACCTTGTAGGATCTTCAGTGTCCAGCTCTAATAATATGACACCATAGCTAGAACAGTGATTTTAAGGGACTATCTGCCATGTACACCGAGCATGTATCTTGCAATTTTTTCGATCATGCTATAACTCAACCACAAATTTTAGCGCTCTTACCATACGCCCCCGGAAAAACAGATTTCACTTAGCTTAATTTGGTATATTACATTACTGTTTGCCAGTAGTGGCGAATTATTCATCTGTGACTGTAAGCATAGAAGAACCAAATCAACAGCAGGCAAAGTGAGCATAGAAGACCATCCATATCTAATCAGAAAACTCATCAATCATATCTCAAGTTTTATTTCCACTGAATGGTTGGTTATCAGTACACCCCCAACCATCACATCTTTATACCAATGATGAAACCTGGTACCATCCGAGATGCCTCGCGCTCAGAACACGATGCGGAACTGCGGCGCGCCCTCGCCAGCAGCCGGGACCAGCTCCCAGCGGCACGGCTCGAGCTCGTCGGAGACGGGGCAGTAGCCAGCGAGCGTCAGAGCGGCGCCAGATTCCGCCGCGGACCCGAATTCGAACACCGTCGCGTCCGCagcctgccgctgccgccgcaccTCCACCGCCCCGTGGGTGCCA harbors:
- the LOC136518550 gene encoding uncharacterized protein; amino-acid sequence: MGLFSWWRGGRRGGGPPDQQGQQSSAVSGVAGTEVAASGTHGAVEVRRQRQAADATVFEFGSAAESGAALTLAGYCPVSDELEPCRWELVPAAGEGAPQFRIVF